One window from the genome of Magnolia sinica isolate HGM2019 chromosome 4, MsV1, whole genome shotgun sequence encodes:
- the LOC131243310 gene encoding catalase isozyme 1, with the protein MDPYKYRPASSYNSPFFTTNSGAPVWNNNSSLTVGSRGPILLEDYHVIEKLAQFDRERIPERVVHARGASAKGFFEVTHDISHLTCADFLRAPGVQTPVIVRFSTVIHERGSPETLRDPRGFAVKFYTREGNFDLVGNNFPVFFIRDGIKFPDMVHALKPNPKSHLQENWRILDFFSHHPESLHMFTFLFDDLGVPQDYRHMDGSGVNTYTLIDKDGKAHYVKFHWRPTCGVKCLLEDACVTVGGNNHSHASKDLYDSITAGNHPEWKLFIQTIDPDHEDRFDFDPLDVTKTWPEDILPLQPVGRMVLNKNIDNFFAENEQLAFCPAIIVPGIYYSDDKLLQTRIFSYADTQRHRLGPNYLMLPANAPKCAHHNNHHDGFMNFMHRDEEVNYFPSRYDPVRHAETYPIPSRICTGKREKCVIDKENNFKQPGERYRSWAPDRQDRFIRRWVQALSDPRVTHEIRNIWISYWSQADRSLGQKIASRLNIKPSM; encoded by the exons atggaTCCTTACAAG TACCGCCCGGCGAGCTCTTACAATTCTCCGTTCTTTACGACAAACTCCGGTGCCCCTGTTTGGAACAACAATTCATCATTGACCGTTGGATCAAGAG GGCCAATCCTACTTGAGGATTATCATGTGATCGAGAAACTCGCTCAATTTGACAGGGAGCGCATCCCAGAGCGTGTTGTTCATGCCAGGGGAGCTAGTGCAAAGGGTTTCTTTGAGGTCACCCATGATATTTCTCACCTCACCTGTGCCGATTTCCTTCGGGCACCGGGTGTCCAGACCCCAGTCATCGTTCGCTTTTCAACTGTTATCCATGAGCGTGGCAGCCCAGAAACCCTGAGAGATCCTAGAGGTTTTGCCGTGAAGTTTTACACCAGAGAG ggTAACTTCGATCTTGTTGGAAATAACTTCCCAGTCTTCTTCATTCGTGATGGAATTAAGTTCCCTGACATGGTCCATGCTCTGAAGCCGAACCCAAAGTCCCACCTCCAGGAGAACTGGAGGATACTCGACTTCTTTTCTCACCATCCAGAGAGCTTGCACATGTTTACCTTTCTCTTTGATGATTTGGGTGTCCCACAAGATTACAGGCACATGGACGGGTCTGGTGTTAATACCTATACTCTTATTGACAAGGATGGAAAAGCCCATTATGTGAAGTTCCACTGGAGGCCCACATGTGGAGTGAAGTGTCTATTGGAGGATGCGTGTGTGACCGTTGGAGGAAATAATCACAGCCATGCAAGTAAGGATCTTTACGATTCGATTACTGCTGGAAATCACCCAGAGTGGAAGCTTTTCATCCAGACTATTGATCCTGATCATGAGGATAGGTTCGATTTTGATCCGCTGGATGTTACCAAGACATGGCCGGAGGACATCTTGCCTCTTCAGCCTGTTGGGCGCATGGTCTTGAACAAGAACATTGATAACTTCTTTGCTGAAAATGAGCAGCTCGCCTTCTGCCCTGCGATCATAGTGCCCGGGATTTATTATTCAGATGATAAGCTGCTCCAGACTAGGATCTTCTCATATGCTGATACTCAGAGACACCGCCTCGGGCCGAATTATCTGATGCTTCCTGCGAATGCACCCAAATGTGCTCATCACAACAACCACCATGATGGTTTTATGAATTTCATGCATAGGGATGAGGAG GTGAATTACTTCCCTTCGAGGTATGATCCGGTGCGTCATGCAGAGACATATCCAATCCCTTCCCGTATTTGCACTGGGAAGCGTGAAAAA TGTGTCATCGACAAGGAGAACAATTTCAAGCAGCCCGGAGAGAGATACCGATCCTGGGCACCAGACAG GCAAGATCGTTTTATCCGTCGATGGGTTCAGGCGCTGTCTGACCCAAGGGTCACCCATGAAATCCGCAACATCTGGATCAGCTATTGGTCTCAG GCTGATAGGTCACTGGGCCAGAAGATAGCGTCCCGCCTCAACATCAAGCCGAGCATGTGA